The following coding sequences lie in one Schistosoma mansoni, WGS project CABG00000000 data, supercontig 0097, strain Puerto Rico, whole genome shotgun sequence genomic window:
- a CDS encoding paired box protein pax-6, putative gives MPSKYGACPFQWNNDNHINIYSKQYRLHEKQIA, from the exons ATGCCGTCTAAGTATGGAGCATGTCCATTTCAATGGAATAATGACAATCACatcaatatatattcaaaacAGTATAGACTAC ATGAGAAACAAATAGCTTAA